From the Streptomyces sp. NBC_01216 genome, the window AACTGGTCAGCCGTGGCGTCCAGTCCACGGCCGGGCTCGCCACGGGAGTACTCGTCTACGGGGTCGCCCTCGGCGGCATCGCGTCCCTCGCGTTCTGCTTCGTCCTCGGACGGGTGGGGCGTTTCACCCCGAAGGCGACCGCGGCGATCGTCTCCGCCGCCGCCTTCACGACGGTCTACCTGGTGCCGTTCCTGAAGTATCCGGCGACCCCGCCGGCGGTCGGCAACCCGGACACCATCGGCAAGCGCACCACGCTGTTCTTCCTGATGATCCTGCTGAGCGTGCTGCTCGGCGTCGCCGCGGTCGTGGCGGGCCGCCGGCTCGCCCCGCGGCTCGGCAACTGGAACGCGACCCTGGTCGCCGGAGCGGGCTTCGTCGCCGCGGTCGTGATCGCCTGCGCGGTCCTGCCGGGGAACGAGGACGCCGTGCAGGCGGGCTTCCCGGGCGCGGTGCTCTGGGAGTTCAGGATGGCGACCCTGGGCATCCAGGCGGCACTGTGGGCGGCCTTCGCGGTCGTCTTCGGCCTCCTGGCGCAGCGGCTCCTGTCCCCGGCGGTCGCCCCGGCCCCCACGGCGGGAACGGCCCCCGCCCTCTGAAACCCGGCGACGGCCCCGTCCCTCCTTGCGGCGGGACGGGCACGGGCACCTCAACCAAAGGCCGCCGCCGGACGCTCATTCTCAGAGCCTGTCGGTCGGAGGCCATCCGACAGGATCTCAGGCGCCGATCCGGATCAGCGCGAGCGTGATGTTGTCGGGACCGCCGGCCTCGATGGCTGCCTTCCACAGTTCGAAGGCCGCACGGCTGTCGTCGTGGCTCCGCAGCAGCCGGTCGAGCACCTCGTCGGGGACCGGGTCGGTCAGTCCGTCGCTGCACACCAGGAAGCGGTCCCCGACGGTCGAGGGATGTCTCCGCACGTGCGGATCGACGGCGCTGAAGACCCGGCCGC encodes:
- a CDS encoding CbtA family protein, whose translation is MRTTTGSTVGRLLFRGMLAGLIAGLFAFAVAYVAGEPSVNASIAVEEAAAGADHADHGAEAGAVSGHAAEHAAEEEEELVSRGVQSTAGLATGVLVYGVALGGIASLAFCFVLGRVGRFTPKATAAIVSAAAFTTVYLVPFLKYPATPPAVGNPDTIGKRTTLFFLMILLSVLLGVAAVVAGRRLAPRLGNWNATLVAGAGFVAAVVIACAVLPGNEDAVQAGFPGAVLWEFRMATLGIQAALWAAFAVVFGLLAQRLLSPAVAPAPTAGTAPAL